In a single window of the Coffea eugenioides isolate CCC68of chromosome 3, Ceug_1.0, whole genome shotgun sequence genome:
- the LOC113765689 gene encoding MDIS1-interacting receptor like kinase 2-like isoform X2 — protein sequence MYLIFHQITYLELYLLNFSYNNLSQKIPIQIGRLTQVCLLDLSHNSFRGEIPSEFGNLQNLEALNLSHNSLSGLIPKNIAQLPGLLKIDVSFNNLEGPVPYGKAFQNVTIKQLQGNRDLCGNITGLQPCGSLSEKPVRKKGHKLILLIVLPVLGAVLLSYVVAGVIISSARRKRCRRAKDGNVKDDDLFSRCIFDGKAMYRQILEATEAFNSFFCIGEGGYGRVYRAELESKKIVAVKRLHHLSETADRKAFLNEVNALTEIKHRNIVKLYGFCSTAQHSILVYEYLERGSLAKIFHIDEEAKKLDWKKRVNIIKGVAHALSYMHHDCSPPVVHRDITSNNILLDCDYEAHVSDFGTAKLLKKDSANWSALAGTYGYVAPEFAYTMKVTEKCDVYSFGVLIMEVFKGKHPRDLIPRLQSSAPGDIELEDLLDQRLQYPAQKILEIMTSIIRIARSCLHVDPQSRPTMHFISRSLSVATPFPDK from the exons ATGTACTTGATCTTTCATCAAATAACTTATCTG GAATTGTATCTATTGAATTTCAGTTACAACAATTTAAGCCAAAAGATTCCTATCCAGATAGGTAGGTTAACTCAGGTTTGTTTGTTGGATCTGAGTCATAATTCCTTCAGAGGAGAAATACCATCTGAATTTGGAAATTTGCAGAATCTAGAAGCTTTGAATCTCTCCCATAATAGCCTCTCAGGTTTGATTCCCAAGAACATTGCCCAACTGCCTGGCCTATTGAAAATTGATGTATCTTTCAACAACCTCGAGGGGCCTGTTCCATATGGGAAAGCTTTTCAAAATGTCACCATAAAACAGTTGCAGGGGAACAGAGATTTGTGTGGCAATATTACAGGGTTGCAACCTTGTGGAAGCTTGTCTGAAAAACCTGTCAGGAAAAAAGGCCATAAACTAATTCTCCTAATTGTGCTTCCTGTTTTGGGAGCAGTGCTGCTTAGTTATGTAGTCGCAGGAGTTATCATTTCATCTGCACGTAGAAAAAGATGCAGAAGAGCTAAAGACGGAAATGTGAAAGATGATGATCTGTTTTCCAGATGCATTTTTGATGGCAAGGCAATGTACAGACAAATCTTAGAAGCCACGGAAGCcttcaattcatttttttgcATTGGGGAAGGAGGGTATGGACGTGTATACAGGGCAGAACTTGAGTCCAAAAAGATAGTAGCTGTAAAGAGACTTCATCACTTGTCTGAGACAGCAGACCGTAAAGCTTTCTTGAATGAAGTAAATGCCTTGACAGAAATCAAGCATCGAAATATTGTGAAACTTTATGGTTTCTGCTCAACTGCTCAACACTCCATTTTGGTTTATGAGTACCTTGAAAGAGGAAGCTTGGCCAAAATATTTCACATCGATGAAGAAGCTAAGAAACTGGATTGGAAAAAGAGGGTGAATATCATCAAAGGCGTAGCTCATGCGCTGTCTTACATGCATCATGATTGTTCACCACCAGTAGTTCATCGCGACATCACAAGCAacaatattttgcttgattGTGACTATGAGGCTCATGTTTCAGATTTTGGCACTGCTAAGCTTCTCAAAAAAGACTCAGCTAATTGGAGTGCTCTTGCAGGCACATATGGATATGTTGCACCAG AGTTTGCCTACACAATGAAAGTAACTGAAAAGTGTGATGTATATAGCTTCGGAGTCCTGATCATGGAAGTGTTTAAAGGGAAACACCCTCGTGATTTAATCCCTCGTCTACAGTCTTCAGCACCTGGAGATATAGAGCTGGAAGACTTGTTGGACCAAAGACTTCAGTATCCTGCTCAAAAGATTCTAGAGATTATGACGTCCATCATCAGAATTGCTAGGTCATGTTTACATGTTGATCCACAATCCAGACCAACTATGCACTTCATTTCCAGGTCGTTATCAGTTGCTACACCATTTCCAG ACAAGTAA
- the LOC113765689 gene encoding MDIS1-interacting receptor like kinase 2-like isoform X1: MYLIFHQITYLELYLLNFSYNNLSQKIPIQIGRLTQVCLLDLSHNSFRGEIPSEFGNLQNLEALNLSHNSLSGLIPKNIAQLPGLLKIDVSFNNLEGPVPYGKAFQNVTIKQLQGNRDLCGNITGLQPCGSLSEKPVRKKGHKLILLIVLPVLGAVLLSYVVAGVIISSARRKRCRRAKDGNVKDDDLFSRCIFDGKAMYRQILEATEAFNSFFCIGEGGYGRVYRAELESKKIVAVKRLHHLSETADRKAFLNEVNALTEIKHRNIVKLYGFCSTAQHSILVYEYLERGSLAKIFHIDEEAKKLDWKKRVNIIKGVAHALSYMHHDCSPPVVHRDITSNNILLDCDYEAHVSDFGTAKLLKKDSANWSALAGTYGYVAPEFAYTMKVTEKCDVYSFGVLIMEVFKGKHPRDLIPRLQSSAPGDIELEDLLDQRLQYPAQKILEIMTSIIRIARSCLHVDPQSRPTMHFISRSLSVATPFPGDLDK, translated from the exons ATGTACTTGATCTTTCATCAAATAACTTATCTG GAATTGTATCTATTGAATTTCAGTTACAACAATTTAAGCCAAAAGATTCCTATCCAGATAGGTAGGTTAACTCAGGTTTGTTTGTTGGATCTGAGTCATAATTCCTTCAGAGGAGAAATACCATCTGAATTTGGAAATTTGCAGAATCTAGAAGCTTTGAATCTCTCCCATAATAGCCTCTCAGGTTTGATTCCCAAGAACATTGCCCAACTGCCTGGCCTATTGAAAATTGATGTATCTTTCAACAACCTCGAGGGGCCTGTTCCATATGGGAAAGCTTTTCAAAATGTCACCATAAAACAGTTGCAGGGGAACAGAGATTTGTGTGGCAATATTACAGGGTTGCAACCTTGTGGAAGCTTGTCTGAAAAACCTGTCAGGAAAAAAGGCCATAAACTAATTCTCCTAATTGTGCTTCCTGTTTTGGGAGCAGTGCTGCTTAGTTATGTAGTCGCAGGAGTTATCATTTCATCTGCACGTAGAAAAAGATGCAGAAGAGCTAAAGACGGAAATGTGAAAGATGATGATCTGTTTTCCAGATGCATTTTTGATGGCAAGGCAATGTACAGACAAATCTTAGAAGCCACGGAAGCcttcaattcatttttttgcATTGGGGAAGGAGGGTATGGACGTGTATACAGGGCAGAACTTGAGTCCAAAAAGATAGTAGCTGTAAAGAGACTTCATCACTTGTCTGAGACAGCAGACCGTAAAGCTTTCTTGAATGAAGTAAATGCCTTGACAGAAATCAAGCATCGAAATATTGTGAAACTTTATGGTTTCTGCTCAACTGCTCAACACTCCATTTTGGTTTATGAGTACCTTGAAAGAGGAAGCTTGGCCAAAATATTTCACATCGATGAAGAAGCTAAGAAACTGGATTGGAAAAAGAGGGTGAATATCATCAAAGGCGTAGCTCATGCGCTGTCTTACATGCATCATGATTGTTCACCACCAGTAGTTCATCGCGACATCACAAGCAacaatattttgcttgattGTGACTATGAGGCTCATGTTTCAGATTTTGGCACTGCTAAGCTTCTCAAAAAAGACTCAGCTAATTGGAGTGCTCTTGCAGGCACATATGGATATGTTGCACCAG AGTTTGCCTACACAATGAAAGTAACTGAAAAGTGTGATGTATATAGCTTCGGAGTCCTGATCATGGAAGTGTTTAAAGGGAAACACCCTCGTGATTTAATCCCTCGTCTACAGTCTTCAGCACCTGGAGATATAGAGCTGGAAGACTTGTTGGACCAAAGACTTCAGTATCCTGCTCAAAAGATTCTAGAGATTATGACGTCCATCATCAGAATTGCTAGGTCATGTTTACATGTTGATCCACAATCCAGACCAACTATGCACTTCATTTCCAGGTCGTTATCAGTTGCTACACCATTTCCAGGTGATCTTG ACAAGTAA
- the LOC113764613 gene encoding MDIS1-interacting receptor like kinase 2-like isoform X1, with the protein MEMDTNQFSGHLPEHLCQNGTLQNFTVSNNKLIGPIPISLKNCSSLFRARFQGNRLTGNLSEMFGIYPNLNFMDLSNNEFYGGLSGNWGRCPNLAALLLADNHITGQIPSELGNASQLHVLDLSSNDFTGEIPKQVMMLASMLNLYLQNNQLFGNIPEEVGQLKNLLYLDLSANFLRGSIPENFGGFQQLFYLNLSNNNLSQQIPPQMGELTRLSILDLSHNYITGEIPSEFRSLQSLEILDLSHNYLSGFLPKALAELPGSLHINISFNNFEGPIPYGKAFKNITIEELRGNKGLCGNITGLQVCESPQLSRKHVNGKGFNLVLVIVLPLLGSLLLLCAFFGALKVCRQRKRKTTENVEDADLFSITTYDGKAMYREIIKATEEFSEIFCIGEGGFGSVYKTVLPPSNLVAVKRLHLLPEKVYFDSFLNEIRALTNIKHRNIVKLYGFCSTSKHSLLVYEYLERGSLAKIFSVDEEAKELDWEKRVNIIKGVAHALSYMHHDCTPSIVHRDISSNNVLLDSEYEARLSDFGTAKFLRKDSSNWTTLGGTLGYVAPELAYTMRVTEKCDVYSFGILTLETIKGTHPGDIVAYLMSSTPGNIELKDLLDQRLPPPTEETEKILISTIKLAKACLHVNPESRPTMHMISSLLSVGAPCRQQVG; encoded by the exons ATGGAGATGGATACAAATCAATTCTCTGGTCATCTGCCGGAACATCTTTGCCAAAATGGAACACTTCAGAACTTCACGGTAAGCAACAACAAGCTGATAGGCCCAATCCCTATAAGCTTGAAAAATTGCTCAAGTTTATTTAGAGCTCGATTTCAGGGAAACCGGCTGACTGGGAATCTGTCAGAGATGTTTGGTATCTACCCCAACTTGAATTTCATGGATCTTAGCAACAATGAATTCTATGGCGGACTTTCTGGCAACTGGGGTAGATGCCCAAACTTGGCAGCTCTTTTGCTTGCCGACAATCACATCACAGGTCAGATCCCTTCAGAGCTGGGAAACGCATCTCAACTTCATGTACTTGATTTGTCTTCCAATGACTTTACTGGGGAAATTCCAAAGCAAGTTATGATGCTGGCTTCTATGCTCAATCTGTATCTACAAAATAACCAACTTTTTGGCAATATACCTGAAGAAGTAGGTCAGCTCAAAAATCTGCTTTATCTTGACCTGTCAGCAAATTTCTTGCGTGGATCTATCCCAGAAAATTTTGGAGGTTTCCAGCAATTATTTTACCTGAATTTGAGCAACAACAACTTGAGTCAACAGATTCCACCTCAGATGGGTGAGTTAACTCGACTTTCTATCTTGGATCTGAGTCATAATTACATCACAGGAGAAATACCATCTGAATTCAGAAGTTTACAGAGTCTAGAGATATTGGATCTTTCCCATAATTACCTCTCTGGTTTCCTTCCAAAGGCTTTGGCAGAGCTGCCTGGTTCTTTGCATATTAACATATCTTTCAATAACTTTGAGGGTCCAATTCCTTACGGCAAAGCCTTTAAAAATATTACCATAGAAGAACTGAGGGGAAACAAAGGTTTGTGTGGGAATATTACTGGTTTACAAGTATGTGAAAGTCCTCAATTGAGTAGAAAGCATGTAAACGGTAAGGGGTTCAATCTTGTTCTTGTAATTGTGCTCCCTCTTCTAGGATCACTCTTACTTCTTTGTGCATTCTTTGGAGCTCTTAAAGTTTGTcgacaaagaaaaagaaagaccACAGAGAATGTCGAGGATGCTGATTTGTTTTCCATAACCACCTATGATGGCAAAGCAATGTACCGAGAAATTATAAAAGCAACAGAAGAGTTTAGTGAAATATTCTGCATAGGGGAGGGAGGTTTTGGAAGTGTGTACAAAACAGTTCTTCCACCTTCTAACTTAGTAGCTGTAAAGAGACTTCATCTGTTGCCCGAGAAGGTCTACTTCGACAGTTTCTTGAACGAGATAAGAGCCTTGACAAACATCAAGCATAGAAACATTGTGAAACTCTATGGTTTCTGCTCAACTTCCAAACACTCCTTGTTGGTCTATGAGTACCTTGAGCGAGGTagcttggccaaaatttttaGCGTGGATGAAGAAGCCAAGGAACTAGACTGGGAAAAGAGGGTGAACATCATCAAAGGCGTGGCTCATGCCCTATCTTACATGCATCATGATTGCACGCCTTCAATAGTTCATCGGGACATATCAAGTAACAATGTTTTGCTTGATTCAGAATATGAGGCTCGTCTTTCAGACTTCGGCACTGCTAAATTTCTCAGGAAGGACTCATCCAATTGGACTACTCTTGGTGGCACACTTGGATATGTTGCACCAG AGCTTGCCTATACAATGAGAGTCACTGAAAAATGTGATGTCTATAGCTTTGGAATCTTGACATTGGAAACAATCAAAGGGACGCACCCTGGTGACATAGTTGCCTATCTAATGTCTTCAACACCTGGAAACATAGAACTCAAGGACTTGTTGGATCAGAGACTTCCGCCTCCCACGGAAGAAACTGAAAAGATTCTGATATCCACCATCAAACTAGCAAAGGCGTGTTTACATGTGAATCCAGAATCTAGGCCTACTATGCATATGATTTCTAGTTTGTTATCTGTTGGTGCACCATGTCGCCAACAAGTAGGTTAG
- the LOC113766002 gene encoding uncharacterized protein LOC113766002, producing MNAKYMKDPNWMNRGPPGSASWSWKSIHSAKNLLLAGLWKRIGSEDGKVEAEKPEGCNLKWVSELIEEGRWKRELLQAWFGNTQAEVIERISTSIGRRMDRLIWKFSKTGAYTVKTGYARARQEENQISRNRTYNAESSWEVQKRTVWKNLWHQKVKAKLKHFMWKCLQNCLPTNEVIFKRIGQGEGRCSCCGEGIETIEHLLFLNAMEVWKLAPVSWDGLVDKQHNLWLWWEEATKATSKECGPDRVNLTINLFWQIWKARNRRVFDNEIQNSPNIVSKAQVEWLEYEHARKEEKEQTATANIKEHQTRGQTAGYDNVCLFTDAAISSRMIRTGQGIVARKWNGMIMKAKAIVNQYKGEPSKEEALAIRNAMLMAKQVGWTKIIIHSDSKSVIDQIHSGHEYDSTIASATILEEVQDLTSHFASCRFVCISRTENEISHALAKFAIQLVNDIE from the exons ATGAATGCGAAATATATGAAGGATCCCAATTGGATGAACAGAGGCCCTCCTGGCTCGGCATCATGGAGCTGGAAAAGCATTCATAGTGCAAAAAATTTGTTGTTGGCTGGTCTATGGAAAAGGATAG GGTCCGAAGATGGTAAGGTGGAGGCTGAAAAACCTGAGGGATGCAACCTCAAGTGGGTGAGTGAGCTGATTGAAGAAGGGAGATGGAAAAGAGAACTTTTGCAGGCATGGTTTGGAAACACACAGGCTGAGGTCATTGAACGTATTTCCACCAGCATTGGAAGGAGAATGGACAGACTGAtttggaaattttcaaagaCTGGAGCATATACGGTGAAAACAGGATATGCAAGGGCAAGGCAGGAAGAAAATCAGATCAGTCGAAACCGAACATACAATGCTGAGTCAAGTTGGGAAGTTCAAAAACGGACGGTGTGGAAGAATTTGTGGCACCAAAAGGTAAAGGCCAAGCTGAAACATTTCATGTGGAAATGTTTGCAAAATTGTTTGCCAACCAATGAAGTGATTTTCAAAAGGATTGGACAAGGTGAGGGAAGATGCAGCTGCTGTGGAGAAGGCATAGAAACCATTGAACACTTACTCTTTTTGAATGCGATGGAGGTTTGGAAATTGGCACCGGTTAGCTGGGATGGACTAGTAGACAAACAACACAATCTCTGGCTATGGTGGGAGGAAGCCACTAAAGCTACTTCAAAGGAATGTGGACCTGACCGAGTGAACCTCACCATTAATCTGTTTTGGCAAATCTGGAAAGCACGAAACAGAAGAGTGTTTGACAATGAAATCCAGAATTCACCCAACATTGTCTCCAAGGCGCAAGTGGAATGGCTGGAATATGAGcatgcaaggaaggaagaaaaggagCAGACTGCTACGGCAAACATCAAGGAGCATCAAACGCGAGGCCAAACAGCAGGGTATGATAACGTTTGCTTATTCACGGATGCGGCGATATCATCAAGGATGATCAGGACGGGTCAAGGCATTGTTGCAAGAAAGTGGAACGGAATGATCATGAAAGCAAAGGCAATAGTCAATCAATATAAGGGGGAACCAAGTAAAGAAGAAGCTTTAGCAATTAGGAATGCAATGCTGATGGCTAAACAGGTAGGATGGACTAAAATTATAATCCATTCAGATAGCAAATCAGTTATTGACCAGATACATAGTGGCCATGAGTATGATAGTACCATTGCAAGTGCAACTATTCTGGAAGAAGTGCAGGATTTGACTTCACATTTTGCAAGCTGTAGGTTTGTGTGTATATCTAGAACAGAAAATGAAATTAGCCATGCTCTAGCTAAGTTTGCTATTCAGTTAGTGAATGATATTGAATGA
- the LOC113764613 gene encoding MDIS1-interacting receptor like kinase 2-like isoform X3: protein MEMDTNQFSGHLPEHLCQNGTLQNFTVSNNKLIGPIPISLKNCSSLFRARFQGNRLTGNLSEMFGIYPNLNFMDLSNNEFYGGLSGNWGRCPNLAALLLADNHITANFLRGSIPENFGGFQQLFYLNLSNNNLSQQIPPQMGELTRLSILDLSHNYITGEIPSEFRSLQSLEILDLSHNYLSGFLPKALAELPGSLHINISFNNFEGPIPYGKAFKNITIEELRGNKGLCGNITGLQVCESPQLSRKHVNGKGFNLVLVIVLPLLGSLLLLCAFFGALKVCRQRKRKTTENVEDADLFSITTYDGKAMYREIIKATEEFSEIFCIGEGGFGSVYKTVLPPSNLVAVKRLHLLPEKVYFDSFLNEIRALTNIKHRNIVKLYGFCSTSKHSLLVYEYLERGSLAKIFSVDEEAKELDWEKRVNIIKGVAHALSYMHHDCTPSIVHRDISSNNVLLDSEYEARLSDFGTAKFLRKDSSNWTTLGGTLGYVAPELAYTMRVTEKCDVYSFGILTLETIKGTHPGDIVAYLMSSTPGNIELKDLLDQRLPPPTEETEKILISTIKLAKACLHVNPESRPTMHMISSLLSVGAPCRQQVG from the exons ATGGAGATGGATACAAATCAATTCTCTGGTCATCTGCCGGAACATCTTTGCCAAAATGGAACACTTCAGAACTTCACGGTAAGCAACAACAAGCTGATAGGCCCAATCCCTATAAGCTTGAAAAATTGCTCAAGTTTATTTAGAGCTCGATTTCAGGGAAACCGGCTGACTGGGAATCTGTCAGAGATGTTTGGTATCTACCCCAACTTGAATTTCATGGATCTTAGCAACAATGAATTCTATGGCGGACTTTCTGGCAACTGGGGTAGATGCCCAAACTTGGCAGCTCTTTTGCTTGCCGACAATCACATCACAG CAAATTTCTTGCGTGGATCTATCCCAGAAAATTTTGGAGGTTTCCAGCAATTATTTTACCTGAATTTGAGCAACAACAACTTGAGTCAACAGATTCCACCTCAGATGGGTGAGTTAACTCGACTTTCTATCTTGGATCTGAGTCATAATTACATCACAGGAGAAATACCATCTGAATTCAGAAGTTTACAGAGTCTAGAGATATTGGATCTTTCCCATAATTACCTCTCTGGTTTCCTTCCAAAGGCTTTGGCAGAGCTGCCTGGTTCTTTGCATATTAACATATCTTTCAATAACTTTGAGGGTCCAATTCCTTACGGCAAAGCCTTTAAAAATATTACCATAGAAGAACTGAGGGGAAACAAAGGTTTGTGTGGGAATATTACTGGTTTACAAGTATGTGAAAGTCCTCAATTGAGTAGAAAGCATGTAAACGGTAAGGGGTTCAATCTTGTTCTTGTAATTGTGCTCCCTCTTCTAGGATCACTCTTACTTCTTTGTGCATTCTTTGGAGCTCTTAAAGTTTGTcgacaaagaaaaagaaagaccACAGAGAATGTCGAGGATGCTGATTTGTTTTCCATAACCACCTATGATGGCAAAGCAATGTACCGAGAAATTATAAAAGCAACAGAAGAGTTTAGTGAAATATTCTGCATAGGGGAGGGAGGTTTTGGAAGTGTGTACAAAACAGTTCTTCCACCTTCTAACTTAGTAGCTGTAAAGAGACTTCATCTGTTGCCCGAGAAGGTCTACTTCGACAGTTTCTTGAACGAGATAAGAGCCTTGACAAACATCAAGCATAGAAACATTGTGAAACTCTATGGTTTCTGCTCAACTTCCAAACACTCCTTGTTGGTCTATGAGTACCTTGAGCGAGGTagcttggccaaaatttttaGCGTGGATGAAGAAGCCAAGGAACTAGACTGGGAAAAGAGGGTGAACATCATCAAAGGCGTGGCTCATGCCCTATCTTACATGCATCATGATTGCACGCCTTCAATAGTTCATCGGGACATATCAAGTAACAATGTTTTGCTTGATTCAGAATATGAGGCTCGTCTTTCAGACTTCGGCACTGCTAAATTTCTCAGGAAGGACTCATCCAATTGGACTACTCTTGGTGGCACACTTGGATATGTTGCACCAG AGCTTGCCTATACAATGAGAGTCACTGAAAAATGTGATGTCTATAGCTTTGGAATCTTGACATTGGAAACAATCAAAGGGACGCACCCTGGTGACATAGTTGCCTATCTAATGTCTTCAACACCTGGAAACATAGAACTCAAGGACTTGTTGGATCAGAGACTTCCGCCTCCCACGGAAGAAACTGAAAAGATTCTGATATCCACCATCAAACTAGCAAAGGCGTGTTTACATGTGAATCCAGAATCTAGGCCTACTATGCATATGATTTCTAGTTTGTTATCTGTTGGTGCACCATGTCGCCAACAAGTAGGTTAG
- the LOC113764613 gene encoding MDIS1-interacting receptor like kinase 2-like isoform X2, producing the protein MEMDTNQFSGHLPEHLCQNGTLQNFTGNRLTGNLSEMFGIYPNLNFMDLSNNEFYGGLSGNWGRCPNLAALLLADNHITGQIPSELGNASQLHVLDLSSNDFTGEIPKQVMMLASMLNLYLQNNQLFGNIPEEVGQLKNLLYLDLSANFLRGSIPENFGGFQQLFYLNLSNNNLSQQIPPQMGELTRLSILDLSHNYITGEIPSEFRSLQSLEILDLSHNYLSGFLPKALAELPGSLHINISFNNFEGPIPYGKAFKNITIEELRGNKGLCGNITGLQVCESPQLSRKHVNGKGFNLVLVIVLPLLGSLLLLCAFFGALKVCRQRKRKTTENVEDADLFSITTYDGKAMYREIIKATEEFSEIFCIGEGGFGSVYKTVLPPSNLVAVKRLHLLPEKVYFDSFLNEIRALTNIKHRNIVKLYGFCSTSKHSLLVYEYLERGSLAKIFSVDEEAKELDWEKRVNIIKGVAHALSYMHHDCTPSIVHRDISSNNVLLDSEYEARLSDFGTAKFLRKDSSNWTTLGGTLGYVAPELAYTMRVTEKCDVYSFGILTLETIKGTHPGDIVAYLMSSTPGNIELKDLLDQRLPPPTEETEKILISTIKLAKACLHVNPESRPTMHMISSLLSVGAPCRQQVG; encoded by the exons ATGGAGATGGATACAAATCAATTCTCTGGTCATCTGCCGGAACATCTTTGCCAAAATGGAACACTTCAGAACTTCACG GGAAACCGGCTGACTGGGAATCTGTCAGAGATGTTTGGTATCTACCCCAACTTGAATTTCATGGATCTTAGCAACAATGAATTCTATGGCGGACTTTCTGGCAACTGGGGTAGATGCCCAAACTTGGCAGCTCTTTTGCTTGCCGACAATCACATCACAGGTCAGATCCCTTCAGAGCTGGGAAACGCATCTCAACTTCATGTACTTGATTTGTCTTCCAATGACTTTACTGGGGAAATTCCAAAGCAAGTTATGATGCTGGCTTCTATGCTCAATCTGTATCTACAAAATAACCAACTTTTTGGCAATATACCTGAAGAAGTAGGTCAGCTCAAAAATCTGCTTTATCTTGACCTGTCAGCAAATTTCTTGCGTGGATCTATCCCAGAAAATTTTGGAGGTTTCCAGCAATTATTTTACCTGAATTTGAGCAACAACAACTTGAGTCAACAGATTCCACCTCAGATGGGTGAGTTAACTCGACTTTCTATCTTGGATCTGAGTCATAATTACATCACAGGAGAAATACCATCTGAATTCAGAAGTTTACAGAGTCTAGAGATATTGGATCTTTCCCATAATTACCTCTCTGGTTTCCTTCCAAAGGCTTTGGCAGAGCTGCCTGGTTCTTTGCATATTAACATATCTTTCAATAACTTTGAGGGTCCAATTCCTTACGGCAAAGCCTTTAAAAATATTACCATAGAAGAACTGAGGGGAAACAAAGGTTTGTGTGGGAATATTACTGGTTTACAAGTATGTGAAAGTCCTCAATTGAGTAGAAAGCATGTAAACGGTAAGGGGTTCAATCTTGTTCTTGTAATTGTGCTCCCTCTTCTAGGATCACTCTTACTTCTTTGTGCATTCTTTGGAGCTCTTAAAGTTTGTcgacaaagaaaaagaaagaccACAGAGAATGTCGAGGATGCTGATTTGTTTTCCATAACCACCTATGATGGCAAAGCAATGTACCGAGAAATTATAAAAGCAACAGAAGAGTTTAGTGAAATATTCTGCATAGGGGAGGGAGGTTTTGGAAGTGTGTACAAAACAGTTCTTCCACCTTCTAACTTAGTAGCTGTAAAGAGACTTCATCTGTTGCCCGAGAAGGTCTACTTCGACAGTTTCTTGAACGAGATAAGAGCCTTGACAAACATCAAGCATAGAAACATTGTGAAACTCTATGGTTTCTGCTCAACTTCCAAACACTCCTTGTTGGTCTATGAGTACCTTGAGCGAGGTagcttggccaaaatttttaGCGTGGATGAAGAAGCCAAGGAACTAGACTGGGAAAAGAGGGTGAACATCATCAAAGGCGTGGCTCATGCCCTATCTTACATGCATCATGATTGCACGCCTTCAATAGTTCATCGGGACATATCAAGTAACAATGTTTTGCTTGATTCAGAATATGAGGCTCGTCTTTCAGACTTCGGCACTGCTAAATTTCTCAGGAAGGACTCATCCAATTGGACTACTCTTGGTGGCACACTTGGATATGTTGCACCAG AGCTTGCCTATACAATGAGAGTCACTGAAAAATGTGATGTCTATAGCTTTGGAATCTTGACATTGGAAACAATCAAAGGGACGCACCCTGGTGACATAGTTGCCTATCTAATGTCTTCAACACCTGGAAACATAGAACTCAAGGACTTGTTGGATCAGAGACTTCCGCCTCCCACGGAAGAAACTGAAAAGATTCTGATATCCACCATCAAACTAGCAAAGGCGTGTTTACATGTGAATCCAGAATCTAGGCCTACTATGCATATGATTTCTAGTTTGTTATCTGTTGGTGCACCATGTCGCCAACAAGTAGGTTAG